A stretch of the Candidatus Limnocylindrales bacterium genome encodes the following:
- a CDS encoding acyltransferase, with product MRIEAATEGSAAAPPPSSSRQQREPELDGLRAIAATQVLLFHCLSAVGATTEVQHWLITGPPAAVANGASAVVLFFVLSGYVLAGSFLRDASALGAGAFLVRRMLRLYPAFLAALAAAWLVSMIVPHFDDGAGQSAWLRAHAQLRLSAGQLLLSALAPGAAYELVPVGWTLRLELIYSLLFPMLMVIALRTHVAVLVLPAALSLLLTPSRLINYAFPFTVGIAMYACRERIHASDRGVRAIRWPLLLVAAGGYLLPPTHLWPASRLLGMGLATLGAASLMLLARMPPLAPLLRSPAMVRLGEISYSLYLLHVPVVLLVAPWLLGGEPAEDAATATMRWLLVGVAVLPLTIVAASFVHRTIELPGIEAGRRLGRRITALQD from the coding sequence GTGAGAATCGAAGCCGCCACGGAAGGCTCCGCGGCCGCGCCGCCGCCGTCGTCGTCCCGGCAGCAGCGCGAGCCGGAGCTGGACGGGCTGCGGGCCATCGCTGCCACGCAGGTGCTGCTGTTCCATTGCCTGAGCGCCGTGGGCGCGACGACCGAGGTGCAGCATTGGTTGATAACGGGGCCGCCCGCCGCCGTCGCCAACGGCGCCTCGGCAGTCGTCCTGTTCTTCGTGCTCAGCGGCTACGTGCTCGCAGGTTCGTTTCTGCGCGATGCGTCCGCGCTCGGCGCCGGCGCCTTTCTCGTCCGGCGCATGCTGCGGCTGTATCCGGCATTCCTCGCCGCGCTGGCGGCGGCATGGCTGGTCAGCATGATCGTGCCGCACTTCGACGATGGTGCGGGCCAGAGCGCGTGGCTCCGCGCCCATGCACAGCTGCGCCTCAGCGCCGGGCAGCTTCTGCTGAGCGCGCTGGCGCCGGGCGCCGCCTACGAGCTGGTGCCGGTGGGCTGGACGCTTCGTCTGGAGCTCATCTACTCGCTGCTCTTTCCGATGCTGATGGTCATTGCGCTGCGCACACACGTGGCGGTGCTCGTGCTGCCGGCGGCGCTGAGCCTGCTGCTGACGCCGTCGCGCCTGATCAACTACGCGTTCCCTTTTACCGTCGGCATCGCGATGTACGCGTGCCGCGAGCGCATCCACGCGTCCGATCGCGGCGTTCGTGCGATCCGCTGGCCGCTGCTGCTCGTGGCTGCCGGCGGCTATCTGCTGCCGCCAACGCACCTGTGGCCCGCCTCGCGGCTGCTCGGGATGGGCCTTGCGACCCTCGGTGCGGCCTCGCTGATGCTGCTCGCGCGAATGCCGCCGCTGGCGCCGCTGCTGCGCTCCCCGGCAATGGTCCGCCTCGGCGAGATCTCCTACAGCCTCTACCTTCTTCACGTCCCGGTCGTGCTGCTGGTCGCGCCGTGGCTGCTCGGAGGGGAGCCGGCGGAGGATGCAGCGACGGCAACGATGCGGTGGCTGCTCGTTGGGGTCGCGGTCCTGCCGCTGACGATCGTCGCGGCGTCCTTCGTCCATCGGACGATCGAGCTGCCGGGAATCGAAGCGGGGCGCAGGCTCGGCCGCCGCATCACGGCGCTCCAGGATTGA
- a CDS encoding cupin domain-containing protein — MPRLVTAPVIIEAVGTKPKLIEEFVGVPSTGTRSVSVARMKSPSGWEEPRQRPEFQEISIVLHGSLHVEYEGGSTDVGAGQALITAPGEWVRYSTPGAEGAEYIAVCMPAFSPQTVHRDE; from the coding sequence ATGCCGCGGCTGGTAACGGCCCCCGTCATCATCGAGGCCGTCGGCACCAAACCGAAGCTCATCGAGGAGTTCGTGGGCGTGCCGAGCACCGGCACGAGGTCGGTGAGCGTGGCGCGCATGAAGTCGCCGAGCGGATGGGAAGAGCCGCGACAGCGCCCCGAGTTCCAGGAGATTTCGATCGTGCTGCACGGATCGCTGCACGTCGAGTATGAAGGCGGCTCGACCGACGTCGGCGCCGGACAGGCTCTGATCACGGCGCCGGGAGAATGGGTCCGCTACAGCACGCCGGGTGCCGAAGGGGCCGAGTACATTGCCGTATGCATGCCGGCATTCTCGCCGCAGACGGTGCATCGCGACGAGTAG
- a CDS encoding crotonase/enoyl-CoA hydratase family protein, which translates to MSERVTVTRRGHIADVRMNRPDKLNALDQDMFDALVETGRRISTDRSIRAVVLSGEGRAFCAGLDFASFMAMADDARPRRSLFDRDETSPANLAQLAGYVWKEVPVPVIAAVHGVAYGGGLQIAAGADIRIVHPEAKMSVRETYWGLIPDMSGTRTLRTVVRQDVLKELTYTAKIVSGTEAVALGLATRTAEDPLAEAFALAEEIAGKSPHAIRAAKQLLERAYLVTDEGEGLRLEEDVQRTLIGGPNQLEAVQANMQKRAPQFVDPE; encoded by the coding sequence ATGTCCGAACGCGTAACCGTCACCAGGCGCGGGCACATCGCCGACGTGCGCATGAACCGCCCCGACAAGCTCAACGCCCTCGATCAGGACATGTTCGATGCGCTCGTCGAGACCGGGCGCCGCATCTCGACGGATCGCAGTATCCGCGCGGTGGTGCTCTCGGGCGAAGGACGCGCGTTCTGCGCGGGGCTGGACTTCGCGAGCTTCATGGCCATGGCCGACGACGCCCGCCCGCGCCGCAGCCTCTTCGATCGCGACGAGACCAGCCCCGCCAATCTGGCCCAGCTCGCCGGCTACGTATGGAAAGAAGTGCCGGTGCCGGTGATCGCCGCCGTGCACGGCGTGGCCTACGGCGGCGGTCTCCAGATCGCAGCGGGGGCGGACATTCGCATCGTCCATCCGGAGGCCAAGATGTCGGTGCGCGAGACGTATTGGGGCCTGATTCCGGACATGAGCGGCACGCGCACGCTGCGCACGGTGGTGCGGCAGGACGTGCTCAAGGAGCTGACGTACACCGCGAAGATCGTCAGCGGCACCGAAGCGGTGGCGCTCGGCCTGGCAACGCGAACGGCCGAGGATCCTCTGGCCGAGGCGTTCGCACTCGCCGAAGAGATCGCCGGAAAGTCGCCGCACGCGATCCGCGCTGCCAAGCAACTGCTCGAACGGGCCTACCTCGTCACCGACGAAGGCGAAGGGCTTCGGCTCGAGGAGGACGTTCAGCGCACTCTCATCGGCGGCCCCAACCAGCTCGAAGCCGTGCAGGCGAACATGCAGAAGCGCGCGCCCCAGTTCGTGGATCCGGAGTAG
- a CDS encoding methyltransferase, with product MSQERPQIPPPTQILQMATGFWISKVLLSAAELGLFTELGSGPLSYEEIRRRLNLHPRSARDFLDALVSVGLLQREGDQYANSELTAVYLDRARPTYIGGFLEMCERRLYPFWGRLTDALRSGVAQNESGGADDFFASIYSTPDRLRGFLQAMTGISKGAAVQIASKFPWDRYRTFADIGCAQGCVPVELAETHAHLSGIGFDLAAVGPVFDEFVASRRLSERLRFVAGDFFADPLPQADVLIMGHILHDWNLEEKKTLLKKAHDALPSGGSLIVYEALIDDDRRSNTFGLLMSLNMLIETPGGFDYTGADCTGWMKEIGFRETRVEYLDGPDSMVIGVK from the coding sequence ATGTCGCAAGAACGCCCGCAGATTCCGCCGCCCACGCAGATACTCCAGATGGCAACCGGTTTCTGGATTTCCAAGGTTCTGCTCAGTGCCGCCGAGCTCGGTCTGTTCACCGAGCTGGGGTCGGGGCCGTTGTCGTACGAGGAAATCCGACGGCGTCTGAACCTGCATCCGCGCTCTGCCCGCGACTTCCTCGATGCGCTGGTTTCGGTCGGGCTCCTCCAGCGCGAAGGCGACCAGTACGCGAACTCGGAGCTCACCGCTGTGTATCTCGATCGCGCCAGGCCCACGTACATCGGCGGCTTCCTCGAGATGTGCGAGCGTCGTCTGTATCCGTTCTGGGGCCGGCTGACCGATGCGTTGCGAAGCGGCGTGGCGCAGAACGAATCCGGCGGCGCCGACGACTTCTTCGCCTCGATCTACTCGACGCCCGACAGGCTGAGGGGGTTCCTGCAGGCGATGACGGGCATCAGCAAAGGTGCCGCCGTCCAGATCGCGAGCAAGTTCCCATGGGATCGCTACCGCACCTTTGCCGACATCGGCTGCGCGCAGGGCTGCGTGCCGGTGGAGCTGGCCGAAACGCACGCGCACCTGAGCGGCATCGGGTTCGATCTTGCCGCCGTGGGCCCGGTCTTCGACGAGTTCGTCGCTTCGCGACGGCTCTCGGAGCGCCTGCGTTTCGTTGCCGGCGATTTCTTCGCCGACCCGTTGCCGCAGGCCGACGTGCTGATCATGGGTCACATCCTGCACGACTGGAACCTGGAGGAGAAGAAGACCCTGCTGAAGAAGGCGCACGATGCGCTGCCCAGCGGCGGCTCGCTCATCGTCTACGAGGCCCTCATCGACGACGACCGCCGCAGCAACACGTTCGGCCTCCTGATGAGCCTGAACATGCTGATCGAAACGCCGGGAGGCTTCGATTACACCGGCGCCGATTGCACCGGCTGGATGAAAGAGATCGGCTTTCGCGAGACGCGCGTCGAATATCTCGACGGTCCCGACTCGATGGTCATCGGCGTCAAGTAG
- a CDS encoding serine hydrolase domain-containing protein: protein MATTEIHGNCDEKFEPVRETFAAAFDSGLEVGAAVAVTIDNELVVDLWAGHADHAGTRPWQRDTIANFYSTTKGVVALLAHRLVEEGRIDLDAPVTRYWPEFGQVGKQTMPVRHLLNHKAGLPAVSMHLALDAIYDWSVMTEALAAQEPWWQPGAAHGYHAVTYGWLIGEVMRRVTGKSVGSYLRDEIAEPLGLDLWIGLPESEDGRCAELAAPQLTIVEGQPNLLELIMRDPESVTAKAFTNPPTLMMPGTVNSRPWRGAEIPGANGHGSARSLAQLYGAVASGGDLRGVHVLGPQQAARAATEEARGMDLVLQMNTRIGLGFMLSQPHASFSPREGAFGHPGAGGSVAFADPSVKMGFGYVMNRMGPHILIDPRAQALINAAHSCVW from the coding sequence ATGGCGACGACGGAGATCCACGGAAACTGCGACGAGAAGTTCGAGCCGGTCAGGGAGACGTTCGCCGCCGCTTTCGACAGCGGGCTCGAGGTCGGCGCTGCCGTCGCGGTGACGATCGACAACGAGCTGGTCGTGGATCTGTGGGCCGGCCACGCCGATCACGCCGGCACGCGGCCATGGCAGCGCGACACCATCGCCAACTTCTATTCCACGACCAAGGGCGTGGTTGCGCTCCTCGCGCATCGTCTGGTCGAAGAAGGCCGCATCGATCTGGATGCGCCCGTGACGCGCTACTGGCCCGAGTTCGGGCAGGTCGGCAAGCAGACGATGCCGGTGCGGCATCTGCTCAACCACAAGGCGGGCCTGCCTGCCGTATCCATGCATCTGGCTCTGGACGCGATCTACGACTGGAGCGTCATGACCGAGGCGCTGGCCGCGCAGGAGCCGTGGTGGCAGCCGGGCGCCGCGCACGGCTATCACGCCGTCACCTACGGTTGGCTGATCGGCGAGGTGATGCGGCGCGTGACGGGCAAGAGCGTCGGCAGCTATCTTCGCGATGAGATCGCCGAACCGCTCGGCCTCGATCTGTGGATCGGTCTGCCCGAGAGCGAAGACGGACGCTGCGCCGAGCTCGCGGCGCCGCAGCTGACGATCGTCGAGGGTCAGCCCAATCTTCTCGAGCTCATCATGCGCGACCCCGAGTCGGTCACCGCCAAAGCCTTCACGAACCCGCCGACGCTGATGATGCCGGGCACCGTCAACTCACGCCCCTGGCGCGGCGCCGAGATCCCCGGCGCCAACGGCCACGGCAGCGCAAGATCGCTCGCGCAGCTCTACGGCGCCGTCGCCAGCGGCGGCGACCTGCGCGGCGTGCACGTGCTCGGGCCCCAGCAGGCCGCGCGCGCCGCCACCGAAGAGGCACGCGGCATGGACCTCGTGCTGCAGATGAACACGCGCATCGGCCTGGGCTTCATGCTCTCGCAGCCGCACGCATCCTTCAGTCCGCGCGAGGGCGCCTTCGGACATCCCGGCGCCGGCGGCTCGGTGGCGTTCGCCGATCCGAGCGTGAAGATGGGGTTCGGCTACGTGATGAATCGGATGGGGCCGCATATTCTCATCGATCCGCGGGCGCAGGCCTTGATCAATGCGGCGCATTCCTGCGTGTGGTAA